In the Egibacteraceae bacterium genome, ACGCGGGTGCTCACCCATCGCGTCGCCCACCTCATCCGCGACCGCGGCGTGAACCCCTTCGGCATCCTCGCGATCACGTTCACGAACAAGGCCGCCGACGAGATGCGCGACCGCGTGGGGCGGATGGTCGGCGACCGTCTCGTCGGTGTGGAGCGCAACCCCGACGGGTCCATCCGCACGCGACGCTGGGGCGGCATGTGGGTGGCGACCTTCCACGCGGCCTGCTCGCGGTTGCTGCGCGCCGAGGCGCCGCGCCTGGGCTACGACAAGGCGTTCACCATCTACGACGCCGCCGACTCCGCCCGCCTCGTCGCGCTCTGCGTGAAAGAGCTCGGCATGGACCCGAAGAAGGTCGCGCCCCGGGGCGTCGCGCACGCGATCTCCAACGCGAAGAACGAGCTCATCGACTTCGACACCTACGCCCTGCGCGCCGAAAGCTGGTACGAGCGCCAGGTCGCCGAGGTCTACAAGCTCTACCAGTCGCGGCTGCACCGGGCGAGCGCGTTCGACTTCGACGACCTGCTCGTCAAGACCGTCGAGCTGCTCCAGCTCTTCGACGACGTGCTCGCCGGCTACCAGGAGCGCTTCGCGCACGTGCTCGTCGACGAGTTCCAGGACACCAACCGCGCCCAGTACGAGCTCGTGAAGCTGCTCGCCGCCGAGCACCGCAACATCGCCGTGGTCGGTGACGATGCGCAGTCGATCTACGGCTTCAGGGGCGCGGACATCCGCAACATCCTCGACTTCGAGCGCGACTTCCCCGACGCGACGCGTATCACCCTGGACCGCAACTACCGCTCGACGCAGACGATCCTCGACGCGGCGAACGGGGTCATCGCGAACAACACCCGGCGCATCGACAAGCACCTGTGGACCGACGCCGGCGGCGGTGTGCAGGTCGTGCGCTACACCGCGGACAGCGAGCAGGACGAGGCCGCGTTCGTCGTCGAGGAGATCGACCTCCTGGGTGACCGCCACGGCGTGGCCTACGGCGACTGCGCGGTCTTCTACCGGACCAACGCGCAGTCACGCGTGCTCGAGGAGGTGCTCATCCGCCTCGGCATGCCCTACCAGGTCGTCGGCGGTACGCGCTTCTACGAGCGCAAGGAGGTCAAGGACATCCTCGCCTACCTGCGCC is a window encoding:
- the pcrA gene encoding DNA helicase PcrA — translated: MSDAAFLADEGPVAEPASPELLEGLNPEQRAAVTHPGGPLLILAGAGSGKTRVLTHRVAHLIRDRGVNPFGILAITFTNKAADEMRDRVGRMVGDRLVGVERNPDGSIRTRRWGGMWVATFHAACSRLLRAEAPRLGYDKAFTIYDAADSARLVALCVKELGMDPKKVAPRGVAHAISNAKNELIDFDTYALRAESWYERQVAEVYKLYQSRLHRASAFDFDDLLVKTVELLQLFDDVLAGYQERFAHVLVDEFQDTNRAQYELVKLLAAEHRNIAVVGDDAQSIYGFRGADIRNILDFERDFPDATRITLDRNYRSTQTILDAANGVIANNTRRIDKHLWTDAGGGVQVVRYTADSEQDEAAFVVEEIDLLGDRHGVAYGDCAVFYRTNAQSRVLEEVLIRLGMPYQVVGGTRFYERKEVKDILAYLRLLVNPADDVSARRVLNVPRRSIGAKTEEALDLFAGREGVSFMDACRRVEQNHLLSGRAVGAVKEFVRLLDGLRTLVAEDAASLPELVEAVWTRTGYLAELEAERTIEAEGRVENVRELASVAADFTELVPDATLGEFLERVALVSESDDLAAGSSRVTLMTIHNAKGLEFPVVFVVGMEDSVFPHHRSLGDPGELEEERRLCYVAMTRAKQRLYLTSAWSRTLFGGTHANPPSRFLKEVPPELVDHRSADQGGPSRRAAARLEGEGEGEDVAVGDRILHPRFGPGLVLELSGSHGKEEALIRFDESGTKRLLLAYAPLVRA